A portion of the Edaphobacter lichenicola genome contains these proteins:
- a CDS encoding carboxypeptidase regulatory-like domain-containing protein, whose amino-acid sequence MYLPKFISTAVRVVLSTLVIASLFLAASPSRAATGGSISGAVTDKSGAVVAGASLKLVNTAQQTAYQAVSDKQGLYVFPNLPVGHYDLTIIASGFSSQRKTNLTVDTDSAIRVDAVLEIGERSDTVTVSSEPGAQVETAATHLGEVVSAGQMTALPLNGRSYTDLLAIQPGVAPISTLLPSSVIMAGVTGGIDPSGDANPGNLSINGQRESSNGFIVNGIDVQEHMNGGTSIIPNLDSIEEFRVLTTNFDPEYGNYNGGIITVVSKSGTGQFHGNAFEFFRNTNLDAKGYFDQTRAAFNQNQFGGTIGGPIKRNKIFFFTDYQGTRTTQGVSTGNISVPTTAQRSGNFDDLTGSVSGPYLASLLTQSLGRTITQGEPYTSVFPNGNIPQSAWSTPGKNLLHYIPAPNVGTNQFSTSAFSQTVRDDKGSIRIDGNSRLGQLSAYYFIDDYNLDNPYPGSVAGASIPGFDALYIGRAQLFSVGDTKIIGANTVNELHFGYLRNANIIGQPKGGLGVSLASQGFTDPANGGIFVQAPQFEGVENITFPTFVMGVPITNETQINNTFYLSDGLSRSIGSQTLKFGGQFHIDEVNEHPNATFNGTFNINGTETGDPYADFLIGTPSNFTQSSGQPFYLRNRYLGLYAQDSWRARSDLTINAGLRWDVIEPWSEKYHQLQTYIAGEQSTLYPGAPEGFVVAGDPGVPSTIAPTSYKNFAPRIGFAYSPKFDQGFLSKVFGSGGQSSIRASYGIFYTAFPGLAAGIMYSVPPFGFNYLSPGRPLFASPFITAATGVNNGQRFPFPFPPHNVSVSNPDTSVNWANFTPIAADPFFYYRNRVPYINDYMFSIQRQITGHTLLTVSYVGNQGHHILALVSANPGDPALCLSLPGCGPFGEDSTYTNSAGQTVQGTRVGQGPNYGENTADKSIANSNYNALETTLRYTHNRSQFLLSYTYAKSIDQGSSLGEQLNIIDPRQSRTISAWDLKHDFVGSYTWALPIATFVRKSNRLTEEWSLSGTTRFATGFPVTLFDNSDNSLLGTLGNGANNYLLDTPQYLPGPLKINTNGRNGRTAFNTALFPEENLGQLGNAKRRVFYGPGINNFDMTLQKGLRLADARSFEFRLEAFNAFNHTQFYGPASVDGQVEDTNNFGKIVSAAAPRLVQLAAKFSF is encoded by the coding sequence GTGTATCTCCCGAAGTTCATCTCGACTGCCGTCAGAGTAGTCTTATCAACTCTGGTCATCGCATCTTTGTTCCTGGCAGCATCTCCGTCGCGTGCAGCGACTGGCGGCAGCATCTCTGGAGCGGTCACAGACAAAAGCGGCGCTGTCGTCGCAGGCGCAAGCCTCAAGCTGGTCAACACCGCCCAGCAGACGGCCTATCAAGCGGTGTCCGACAAGCAAGGCCTGTATGTATTCCCAAATCTTCCTGTCGGCCACTACGATCTCACCATCATCGCCTCCGGCTTCAGTTCCCAACGAAAGACCAATCTCACCGTAGACACCGACTCCGCCATCCGCGTGGATGCAGTCCTCGAGATCGGAGAGCGATCCGACACCGTCACAGTAAGCAGTGAGCCAGGCGCACAAGTCGAGACTGCGGCCACTCACCTCGGCGAGGTCGTCTCTGCCGGACAGATGACAGCCCTCCCCCTCAACGGTCGCAGCTACACTGACCTCCTCGCCATCCAACCCGGCGTCGCCCCCATCTCGACCCTCCTCCCCAGCTCCGTCATCATGGCCGGCGTCACCGGCGGCATCGACCCCTCCGGCGACGCCAACCCCGGCAACCTCTCCATCAACGGCCAGCGCGAGTCCTCTAACGGCTTCATCGTCAACGGAATCGATGTGCAGGAACACATGAACGGCGGCACCTCCATCATTCCGAACCTCGACTCCATCGAAGAGTTTCGCGTCCTCACCACAAACTTCGACCCCGAGTACGGCAACTACAACGGCGGTATCATCACCGTCGTCAGCAAATCAGGCACCGGCCAGTTCCACGGCAACGCCTTCGAGTTCTTCCGCAACACCAACCTCGACGCCAAAGGTTACTTCGATCAAACTCGCGCCGCCTTCAACCAGAACCAGTTCGGTGGCACCATCGGCGGCCCCATCAAGCGGAACAAGATCTTCTTCTTCACCGACTACCAGGGCACACGAACCACCCAAGGCGTCTCCACCGGCAACATCTCCGTCCCCACCACCGCGCAGCGCAGCGGAAACTTCGACGACCTCACCGGCTCAGTGAGCGGCCCATATCTCGCATCGCTGCTAACCCAGTCACTCGGCCGCACGATTACCCAGGGAGAGCCCTACACCAGCGTCTTCCCCAACGGCAACATCCCGCAATCTGCCTGGTCTACACCAGGAAAAAATCTCCTCCACTACATCCCCGCTCCGAACGTCGGCACAAATCAATTTTCGACATCCGCCTTCTCGCAAACCGTCCGCGACGACAAGGGTTCTATCCGCATCGACGGCAACAGCCGCCTCGGCCAACTCTCTGCCTACTACTTCATCGACGACTACAACCTGGACAATCCCTACCCCGGCTCCGTTGCCGGCGCCAGCATCCCCGGCTTCGATGCCCTCTATATCGGTCGAGCGCAACTCTTTTCCGTTGGCGACACAAAGATCATCGGTGCGAACACCGTCAACGAACTCCACTTTGGCTACCTTCGCAACGCCAACATCATCGGACAGCCGAAGGGAGGCCTTGGCGTTAGCCTGGCCTCGCAAGGCTTCACCGATCCAGCCAACGGAGGCATCTTCGTCCAAGCCCCCCAGTTCGAAGGCGTCGAGAACATTACCTTTCCCACCTTCGTCATGGGCGTACCCATCACCAACGAAACCCAGATCAACAACACGTTCTACCTCAGCGATGGCCTCTCCCGTTCCATCGGCTCGCAAACCCTCAAGTTCGGCGGTCAATTTCACATTGACGAGGTCAACGAGCACCCCAACGCTACCTTCAACGGCACCTTCAACATCAATGGAACCGAAACCGGCGACCCCTACGCTGACTTCCTCATCGGCACGCCCAGCAACTTCACACAGTCCTCCGGCCAGCCGTTCTACCTTCGCAACCGCTACCTAGGTCTCTACGCCCAGGACAGCTGGCGCGCACGCAGCGATCTCACCATCAACGCTGGCCTGCGCTGGGACGTCATTGAACCCTGGTCCGAAAAGTATCATCAGCTCCAGACCTACATCGCCGGAGAACAGTCGACGCTCTACCCTGGAGCTCCAGAAGGTTTTGTCGTCGCTGGAGATCCAGGCGTCCCCAGCACCATCGCTCCCACCAGCTACAAAAACTTCGCGCCGCGCATCGGCTTCGCCTACTCACCGAAGTTCGATCAAGGATTCCTGAGCAAGGTCTTCGGATCCGGCGGCCAGTCCAGCATCCGAGCCAGCTACGGTATCTTCTACACCGCCTTCCCCGGCCTCGCCGCGGGCATCATGTACTCCGTTCCTCCCTTCGGCTTCAACTATCTCAGCCCCGGGCGGCCGTTGTTCGCATCGCCCTTCATCACCGCTGCCACCGGCGTCAATAACGGCCAGCGCTTTCCCTTTCCCTTCCCACCGCACAACGTCTCCGTCTCCAATCCCGATACTTCGGTCAACTGGGCCAACTTCACTCCCATCGCCGCCGACCCGTTCTTCTACTACCGCAACCGCGTGCCTTACATCAACGACTACATGTTCTCGATCCAGCGGCAGATCACTGGCCACACCCTGTTGACCGTAAGCTACGTCGGCAATCAGGGCCACCACATCCTCGCCCTCGTCTCCGCGAACCCAGGCGATCCCGCGCTATGCCTTAGCCTCCCCGGCTGCGGTCCCTTTGGCGAAGACTCCACCTACACCAACAGCGCCGGACAAACAGTGCAGGGAACTCGTGTCGGCCAGGGCCCCAACTACGGTGAAAACACCGCCGACAAATCCATCGCCAACTCAAACTACAACGCCCTCGAAACCACACTGCGCTACACCCATAATCGCTCGCAGTTTCTCCTCAGCTACACCTACGCGAAGTCGATCGATCAAGGCTCCAGCCTCGGCGAACAACTGAACATCATCGATCCCCGCCAAAGCCGCACCATCTCCGCGTGGGATCTCAAGCACGACTTCGTAGGCAGCTACACTTGGGCTCTCCCCATCGCCACGTTCGTCCGCAAGAGCAATCGCCTCACCGAAGAGTGGAGTCTATCCGGCACAACACGCTTCGCCACCGGCTTTCCCGTCACCCTGTTCGACAACTCCGACAACTCACTCCTCGGCACGCTCGGCAACGGCGCGAACAACTACCTCCTTGACACCCCGCAGTACCTTCCCGGGCCGCTCAAGATCAACACCAACGGCCGCAATGGCCGCACCGCGTTCAACACCGCTCTCTTTCCCGAAGAAAATCTTGGCCAACTCGGCAACGCCAAACGGCGCGTCTTCTACGGCCCCGGAATTAATAACTTCGACATGACCCTTCAGAAGGGGCTGCGGTTAGCCGACGCACGATCCTTTGAGTTCCGCCTCGAAGCCTTTAACGCCTTCAACCATACCCAGTTCTACGGCCCCGCGTCGGTAGACGGACAGGTCGAAGACACGAACAACTTCGGCAAGATCGTCAGCGCCGCTGCGCCTCGCCTCGTTCAACTCGCTGCAAAGTTTTCCTTCTAG
- a CDS encoding acylase, giving the protein MKNERCSNLQKFIFVLSIASSSLSLYAAQNPEVARWEHEAKNVTIIRDDWGIAHIYGKTDADAVFGMEYAQAEDDFNRVETNYINAMGRLAEAEGESRIYQDLRMKLFIDPAELKTQYAASPAWLQTLMDAFADGLNYYLFKHPEVKPRVIQHFEPWMALSFTEGSIGGDIERINLPQLEAFYSKAPAIHASVANSPDDEVAYTHDSDPAEPTGSNGMAIAPSNTRDHHALLLINPHTSFFFRSELQMASEEGLDAYGAVTWGQFFIYQGFNERAGWMHTSSGVDAVDEYLETITQKGDNFYYKYGNEDRRLTAKQIVVPYKTEHGLAEKKFTIYRTSHGPIIREENGRWVSIRLMQEPIKALTQSYIRTKAKDYKSFRQTLELKANSSNNTIFADADGDIAYFHGNFIPRRDTRFDFTKPVDGSNPATDWQGLLTVDELPQLLNPKSGWLYNSNNWPWSGAGESSLRRADYPVYVETGTETARGLHAIRVLQNKRDFTLDSLIAAAYDSYLPWFDKPLPALLNAWDGISTFDPLKLKLADQINLLRTWDHRWAVDSVPTSLAIFWGEDIRRNALDDAKKSGVSVEEFIGTKVSSHELLQSLSSASDRLTTDFGTWKTPWGDINRFQRLTGDIVQPFSDAAPSIPVGFTSSLWGSLASFGARPYPGTKKWYGTSGNSFVAVVEFGDKVHAKAVTAGGESGNPSSPHFNDQAKRYSTGDLREVYFYRSDLKGHIEREYHPGS; this is encoded by the coding sequence ATGAAGAACGAACGTTGCTCGAACCTTCAGAAGTTCATCTTTGTCCTGTCGATCGCATCTTCGTCCCTGTCGCTCTACGCCGCGCAAAATCCAGAAGTGGCGCGGTGGGAGCACGAAGCCAAAAACGTCACCATTATCCGTGACGACTGGGGCATAGCTCACATCTACGGAAAGACCGACGCCGACGCTGTCTTCGGCATGGAGTACGCTCAGGCCGAAGACGACTTCAACCGCGTCGAGACCAACTACATCAATGCAATGGGTCGCCTCGCCGAGGCCGAAGGAGAATCACGCATCTACCAGGACCTTCGCATGAAGCTCTTCATCGACCCTGCTGAGTTGAAGACCCAATACGCGGCCAGCCCAGCATGGCTACAAACCCTGATGGACGCCTTCGCCGACGGCCTCAACTACTACCTCTTCAAACATCCCGAGGTAAAGCCGCGAGTCATACAACACTTCGAACCATGGATGGCTCTCTCCTTCACAGAGGGCAGCATCGGCGGCGACATTGAGCGCATCAACCTGCCCCAGCTCGAAGCCTTCTACAGCAAAGCACCCGCAATCCATGCATCCGTAGCCAATTCTCCAGACGATGAAGTCGCCTACACTCATGACAGTGATCCCGCCGAACCTACGGGCTCTAACGGCATGGCCATCGCGCCTTCAAACACGCGCGACCATCACGCATTGCTACTCATCAACCCTCACACCTCCTTCTTCTTCCGCTCCGAGCTTCAAATGGCCAGCGAAGAAGGCCTCGATGCATACGGCGCAGTGACATGGGGCCAGTTCTTCATCTACCAGGGCTTTAACGAACGCGCCGGCTGGATGCATACTTCAAGCGGCGTCGATGCAGTCGACGAATATCTGGAGACGATCACACAGAAAGGCGACAACTTTTACTACAAATATGGAAACGAGGATCGCCGCCTAACGGCAAAACAGATCGTAGTCCCATACAAAACCGAACATGGTTTAGCCGAAAAGAAGTTCACGATCTACCGCACCAGTCACGGCCCAATCATCCGCGAAGAAAACGGCAGGTGGGTAAGCATCCGCCTCATGCAGGAGCCGATCAAGGCACTCACACAGTCCTACATCCGCACCAAGGCAAAGGACTACAAATCATTCCGCCAAACCTTGGAGCTGAAAGCGAACTCCTCGAACAACACTATCTTCGCCGACGCCGACGGCGACATCGCCTACTTCCACGGCAACTTCATCCCGCGCCGCGACACCCGCTTCGACTTCACCAAACCAGTCGATGGCAGCAACCCGGCAACTGACTGGCAAGGCCTCCTCACAGTCGACGAGCTCCCGCAACTCCTTAATCCAAAGAGTGGCTGGCTCTACAACAGCAACAACTGGCCGTGGTCCGGAGCAGGGGAGAGCAGCCTGCGAAGAGCAGACTACCCGGTCTACGTAGAAACCGGCACCGAGACAGCCCGCGGCCTGCACGCCATCCGCGTGCTGCAAAACAAAAGGGACTTCACCCTCGACTCCCTCATCGCAGCAGCCTACGATAGCTATCTCCCCTGGTTCGACAAGCCGCTTCCAGCCCTCCTCAACGCATGGGATGGCATCTCAACCTTCGATCCCCTCAAATTAAAACTTGCCGACCAAATCAACCTTCTCCGCACCTGGGATCACCGCTGGGCCGTCGACTCCGTGCCCACGTCTCTCGCAATCTTCTGGGGAGAGGACATCCGTCGCAACGCGCTCGATGACGCTAAAAAATCCGGCGTCTCCGTCGAGGAGTTCATCGGCACCAAAGTCTCATCGCACGAGCTCCTGCAATCGCTCTCATCGGCGTCCGATCGTCTCACCACGGACTTCGGAACCTGGAAGACGCCGTGGGGTGACATTAACCGCTTTCAACGCCTCACCGGAGACATCGTTCAACCGTTCAGCGACGCAGCGCCAAGCATCCCCGTCGGCTTTACTTCATCCCTCTGGGGCTCCCTGGCCTCTTTCGGCGCACGCCCATACCCCGGAACGAAGAAGTGGTACGGCACCAGCGGCAACAGCTTTGTCGCAGTCGTCGAGTTCGGCGACAAGGTACACGCCAAAGCAGTGACCGCCGGAGGCGAAAGCGGTAACCCATCATCTCCTCACTTCAACGATCAGGCAAAGCGCTATAGCACAGGCGACCTTCGCGAGGTCTACTTCTACCGCTCTGACCTCAAGGGTCACATCGAGCGCGAATATCATCCCGGAAGCTGA
- a CDS encoding ArnT family glycosyltransferase has protein sequence MENPTHTTRSSGFIELCKSNWRTTSTLFATLLACVVLLTLLGHKPLTNWDEGIYAEISREMLSGSVLVPHWNYQPWFEKPPLMLWITAALFKLFGVHEFWARAGSALSGVAIVTLLHAWLLRRNDILAAWLSTLILLSTLGFLHVCRVGEMDVLLSLGCCIAIIGLTAIQNHKSPGWYLFWCGLAIALMTKGAASITLILAAIIFAAAERWNPTRLTRHFWLAVSLFLLLVLPWHLYMFHRFGSAFLAEYVGLHVLARATHQIEDHITHWWFYLWVLLISAAPFVLLYPWAILEGFRRKQFRAWAIFSLVVLCFFTVVQTRLPHYIAPIYPALAVLTAVFLADMLRKLQRKRQQSPKTFWLSVSAITAAICIVSALLTSSPRKKLHQAKVGPDVVNAEKESIQLLRDVFSHSQPISGPLLTWWEGDERSIATSVFYAKRPVQQIHIHPRPANVSTDKYLFQPLLLDDALDSGPRIMLLDKDLVPQIPARFSYDPIISGRSMEIGTIRRR, from the coding sequence ATGGAAAATCCGACACACACAACGCGGTCTTCGGGATTCATCGAACTCTGCAAGAGCAACTGGAGAACAACCTCAACACTCTTCGCCACTCTCCTCGCCTGCGTCGTACTCCTAACTCTGCTAGGCCACAAGCCCCTGACCAACTGGGACGAAGGCATCTACGCCGAGATATCGCGAGAGATGCTCTCAGGCAGCGTACTCGTCCCTCACTGGAACTATCAGCCATGGTTCGAAAAGCCGCCGCTGATGCTCTGGATCACGGCAGCACTCTTCAAGCTATTCGGCGTTCACGAGTTCTGGGCACGCGCAGGCTCAGCCCTTTCAGGCGTCGCCATCGTCACTCTTCTACACGCTTGGCTCCTACGCAGAAACGACATTCTCGCCGCGTGGCTCAGCACCTTGATCCTGCTCAGCACCCTCGGCTTTCTCCACGTCTGTCGCGTCGGCGAGATGGACGTCCTCCTCTCACTAGGCTGCTGCATCGCAATCATCGGCCTCACTGCAATTCAAAATCACAAGTCCCCCGGCTGGTATCTCTTCTGGTGCGGCCTTGCGATCGCCCTGATGACCAAGGGTGCCGCAAGCATCACACTCATCCTCGCTGCCATCATCTTTGCCGCAGCCGAGCGCTGGAACCCGACTCGCCTCACCCGACACTTCTGGCTTGCCGTATCACTCTTCCTGCTGCTCGTCCTCCCGTGGCACCTCTACATGTTTCACCGCTTCGGCTCCGCATTCCTCGCCGAATATGTCGGTCTCCACGTCCTCGCCCGCGCCACCCATCAAATCGAAGATCACATTACGCATTGGTGGTTTTACCTATGGGTGCTTCTCATCTCCGCCGCTCCCTTCGTCCTGCTCTATCCCTGGGCAATCCTCGAAGGATTTCGCCGCAAACAGTTCCGTGCCTGGGCAATCTTTTCCCTCGTCGTCCTCTGTTTCTTCACCGTTGTCCAAACACGCCTGCCCCACTACATCGCGCCGATATACCCCGCACTCGCAGTACTCACTGCAGTCTTCCTCGCGGACATGCTGCGAAAACTCCAGCGAAAACGCCAGCAATCCCCAAAGACTTTTTGGTTATCAGTCAGCGCGATCACAGCCGCGATCTGCATCGTCAGTGCGCTACTGACGAGTAGCCCTCGCAAAAAACTCCATCAAGCAAAAGTAGGCCCCGACGTCGTCAACGCCGAGAAAGAATCAATCCAACTCCTACGCGATGTCTTCAGCCATTCGCAGCCAATCTCAGGCCCGCTGCTGACTTGGTGGGAAGGAGATGAGCGGTCGATTGCGACCAGCGTCTTCTACGCCAAACGACCCGTCCAGCAGATCCACATACATCCTCGACCCGCCAACGTATCCACCGACAAATATCTCTTCCAACCCCTGCTCCTGGACGATGCTCTCGACTCTGGGCCGCGAATCATGCTGCTCGACAAAGACTTAGTCCCGCAGATTCCCGCTCGATTTTCTTACGATCCAATCATCTCAGGCCGCTCCATGGAGATCGGCACCATCAGACGAAGATGA
- a CDS encoding GntR family transcriptional regulator translates to MIKLAKIPNLTELTYRSIKQNVLDGTLGELARLTEESLATQLGISKSPVREALNRLEAEGLVIIEARRGAYVRQFSEKEIRDLYDLREVLEVHAIDAATITPKLLSDLSASINKTKKFLKAGNKLEHIEEDIRFHGLISAATGNQELSRVLENVQQKALLCRSKSYELSATTAPVAHMKIYQALKKDSKREARSAMRDHIIFVRERLLATFNS, encoded by the coding sequence ATGATTAAGCTGGCCAAAATCCCAAATCTTACCGAGCTTACCTACCGGAGCATTAAGCAAAACGTGCTGGATGGGACCCTCGGCGAACTCGCCCGGTTAACCGAAGAGTCGCTGGCGACACAGCTCGGGATCAGTAAGTCTCCCGTCCGCGAGGCGCTCAACCGGCTGGAAGCAGAGGGCCTTGTCATCATCGAAGCGCGGCGTGGCGCATACGTCCGGCAGTTCTCCGAGAAGGAGATTCGCGACCTGTACGATCTTCGCGAGGTTCTCGAGGTCCATGCCATCGATGCAGCGACGATCACGCCAAAGCTGCTCAGCGATCTATCCGCCAGTATCAACAAGACGAAGAAATTTCTCAAAGCCGGCAATAAGCTGGAGCACATCGAAGAGGACATCCGCTTTCATGGCTTGATCAGCGCGGCAACCGGTAATCAGGAGTTATCCCGCGTCCTCGAGAACGTTCAGCAGAAGGCTTTACTCTGCCGCTCAAAGTCCTACGAACTCTCTGCAACGACCGCGCCAGTGGCCCACATGAAGATCTACCAGGCCTTGAAAAAAGACTCGAAGCGGGAAGCCCGCAGCGCCATGCGCGATCATATTATCTTTGTTCGCGAACGCTTACTGGCGACCTTTAATTCGTAA